Part of the Thermovirga sp. genome is shown below.
AGCGTATCGACGGCGGGGCTTTCCCTGGGCACGGGCTCCATCCGGTACATCGAACTGGAGGGCTCGCCGGGCGACCTCGCCGTGTCGGTCAGTTCCGAGCGCCGGATCGAGGGCGTGGCCATCGAGCAGGAGATGATCGCCGACGCCCACTCCCTGGAGGCCCACCTCCTGGGGATGAAGGAGTCCCTGGGCGGCCGCTGGGCCGACCCGGTGGTCATCGGCATGCCCTCCCGGGACGTGCTGCTGCGCATCGTGGAGATGCCGGCCATGGACACCGCCGACGCCCGCGAGGCCCTCAAGTGGGACTTCGACAAGTACTTCCCCTTCCCCTACTCCGACGCCACCTACGACCTGGGCCCCATAAGCACCACCGGCGAGGGAGCCCGTGACAGCGCCCGGTACGTGGTGGCCGCCTCGAGGCTCCACGTGGTGAACTCCCTGCTGGACACGGCCCGCAGGGCCGGCATAAGGGTGGCCGCCGTGGAGCCCGCCAACGTGGCCCTCTACCGCTGCGCCCGGGGGAGCGG
Proteins encoded:
- a CDS encoding pilus assembly protein PilM; the protein is SVSTAGLSLGTGSIRYIELEGSPGDLAVSVSSERRIEGVAIEQEMIADAHSLEAHLLGMKESLGGRWADPVVIGMPSRDVLLRIVEMPAMDTADAREALKWDFDKYFPFPYSDATYDLGPISTTGEGARDSARYVVAASRLHVVNSLLDTARRAGIRVAAVEPANVALYRCARGSGLRAAEGSMVVSVGKNSSQIVVGFGGDGVLYRTLLVGGEPPPGPGAPFAAVAREVSSTFTYLGSQFREMKVDEIILAGDFAARQELKEAIEAVTAVPVTVSDPWKEWGIVGAPEERAGWEAALGLALRSLP